In Streptomyces sp. NBC_00306, a single genomic region encodes these proteins:
- a CDS encoding COX15/CtaA family protein: MVPVQTPLALIARRWTPTPRTLRRAALSAVVMSVVIIVTGGAVRLTGSGLGCDTWPKCTDDSLFATPEQGLHGAIEFGNRMLTYVLSAAVGWAIIAARSTEPRRRGLTRLAWAQFWIVASNAVLGGITVWAGLNPWTVAGHFLAANALLTVAVITWHRAGEGDTAPRPRVPRPVRRLSWAIVVTSALLITLGTSVTGSGKHAGDSSDVPRMPWDWVDAAHIHAIAAWVVCALALAMWLVLRVVDAPDDTRARARDLLLVLLAQGVIGYVQYFTQVPEALVAAHMLGSALMWIAVLRLALSLRERPQPTAEIPAQSDVALSPA; encoded by the coding sequence ATGGTGCCCGTGCAAACCCCCCTCGCCCTCATCGCCCGACGCTGGACGCCCACCCCCAGGACTCTCCGGCGCGCCGCGCTCTCGGCCGTCGTCATGAGCGTGGTCATCATCGTCACGGGTGGCGCGGTCCGGCTGACCGGTTCCGGTCTCGGCTGCGACACCTGGCCCAAGTGCACGGACGACAGCCTCTTCGCCACACCCGAGCAGGGCCTCCACGGCGCGATCGAGTTCGGCAACCGGATGCTGACCTACGTCCTGTCGGCCGCGGTCGGCTGGGCCATCATCGCGGCGCGCTCCACCGAGCCGCGGCGCCGCGGGCTGACCCGGCTCGCCTGGGCGCAGTTCTGGATCGTGGCGAGCAACGCGGTGCTGGGGGGCATCACGGTGTGGGCGGGCCTCAACCCGTGGACCGTGGCGGGGCATTTCCTGGCCGCCAACGCACTGCTCACCGTCGCGGTGATCACCTGGCACCGGGCCGGCGAGGGCGACACCGCACCGCGTCCGCGGGTCCCGCGCCCGGTCCGCAGGCTGTCCTGGGCCATCGTCGTCACCTCCGCGCTGCTGATCACGCTGGGCACCTCGGTGACCGGTTCCGGCAAGCACGCCGGTGACAGCAGCGACGTACCGCGCATGCCGTGGGACTGGGTGGACGCCGCACACATCCACGCGATCGCGGCCTGGGTGGTCTGCGCGCTGGCGCTCGCCATGTGGCTGGTGCTGCGGGTCGTGGACGCCCCCGACGACACCCGGGCCCGCGCCCGAGACCTGCTGCTGGTACTCCTGGCACAGGGCGTCATCGGCTATGTCCAGTACTTCACCCAGGTCCCCGAGGCCCTGGTCGCAGCCCACATGCTCGGGTCCGCACTGATGTGGATCGCGGTGCTGCGCCTCGCGCTCAGCCTGCGGGAGCGTCCGCAGCCGACGGCGGAGATCCCGGCGCAGAGCGACGTGGCACTGTCCCCCGCCTGA
- a CDS encoding amidohydrolase family protein: MIDTPTLVDQYCHGVLRTELGLGTFEAHLGRTAGPPAPGTTFFDTQTGFAVRRWCPPLLGLEPHCPPARYLARRRELGVLEAGRRLLRGSGISTYLVDTGLPGDLTGPPEIAAAGAAEAREIVRLELLAEQVADTSGTVEGFLANLAEAVHGAAASAVAFTSVAAVCHGLALAPEPPGPGEVRGAVGRWLAARQVGGTLTDPVLVRHVLWVAVASGLPLQLHVGVEDPMLLTSFAAATAGLGTDLVLLHGYPYHRHAAHLASVFPHVYADLGPALVHTGARAAAVLAEILELAPFGKLLFSSGARGLPELHVVGARIFRESLARVLGDWVGDGAWSRTDAQRVATMISSANARRVYGLRDAV, encoded by the coding sequence ATGATCGACACCCCGACCCTCGTGGACCAGTACTGTCACGGGGTGCTCCGCACCGAGCTCGGTCTCGGCACCTTCGAGGCGCATCTGGGCCGCACCGCGGGACCGCCCGCGCCGGGCACGACCTTCTTCGACACCCAGACGGGGTTCGCCGTCCGGCGCTGGTGCCCGCCCCTGCTGGGTCTCGAACCGCACTGCCCGCCTGCCCGCTACCTCGCCCGGCGCCGTGAGCTCGGGGTGCTGGAGGCGGGCAGACGGCTGCTGAGAGGCAGCGGCATCTCCACCTATCTGGTGGACACCGGGCTGCCGGGGGACCTCACCGGACCGCCGGAGATCGCCGCCGCCGGCGCGGCCGAGGCCCGCGAGATCGTACGGCTCGAACTCCTCGCCGAACAGGTCGCCGACACCTCGGGCACCGTCGAGGGCTTCCTCGCCAACCTCGCCGAAGCCGTCCACGGCGCCGCCGCGTCCGCCGTGGCCTTCACCTCCGTCGCCGCCGTGTGCCACGGGCTCGCCCTCGCGCCCGAGCCCCCGGGCCCGGGCGAGGTGCGCGGGGCGGTCGGGCGCTGGCTGGCCGCGCGCCAGGTCGGCGGCACACTCACCGACCCCGTCCTCGTGCGGCACGTGCTGTGGGTCGCCGTCGCCTCCGGGCTGCCGCTCCAGCTCCATGTGGGGGTGGAGGACCCGATGCTGCTGACGAGTTTCGCCGCGGCGACCGCGGGGCTCGGAACCGACCTCGTGCTGCTGCACGGTTATCCGTACCACCGCCACGCGGCCCATCTGGCGAGTGTCTTCCCGCATGTGTACGCGGACCTCGGGCCGGCGCTCGTGCACACGGGCGCCCGGGCGGCCGCCGTACTGGCGGAGATCCTGGAGCTCGCGCCGTTCGGCAAGCTGCTGTTCTCCAGCGGCGCGCGCGGGCTGCCCGAGCTGCATGTGGTGGGCGCCAGGATCTTCCGGGAGTCGCTGGCGCGGGTGCTCGGCGACTGGGTCGGCGACGGTGCGTGGTCCCGGACCGATGCCCAGCGGGTGGCGACGATGATCTCTTCGGCCAACGCCCGCCGCGTCTACGGGCTGCGGGACGCGGTCTGA
- a CDS encoding heme o synthase produces the protein MTAVESRPAGGGTAHAVEAAGEFRRNRGHRPFGARVKAFVALTKPRIIELLLITTVPVMFLAAQDVPDLWLVLTTCVGGYLSAGGANALNMYIDRDIDALMDRTSQRPLVTGMVSPREGLVFGLTLTVVSTLWFGLLVNWLSAALSLGALLFYVVVYTMILKRRTAQNIVWGGIAGCMPVLIGWSAVTNSVSWAALILFLVIFFWTPPHYWPLSMKVKEDYARVGVPMLPVVASNKVVARQIVLYSWVMVAVSLLLTPLGYTGWFYTVVALAAGGWWLWEAHALQARAKAEVMGGKLKEMRLFHWSITYVSLLFVAVAVDPFLR, from the coding sequence GTGACGGCCGTCGAATCCCGTCCAGCGGGTGGTGGCACCGCCCATGCCGTCGAGGCCGCGGGGGAGTTCCGCAGGAACCGCGGTCACCGACCGTTCGGGGCCCGGGTCAAGGCCTTCGTGGCGTTGACCAAGCCGCGGATCATCGAGCTGCTGCTGATCACCACGGTGCCGGTGATGTTCCTGGCCGCTCAGGACGTGCCCGACCTGTGGCTGGTGCTCACCACCTGTGTCGGCGGTTATCTCTCCGCGGGTGGCGCGAACGCGCTCAACATGTACATCGACCGCGACATCGACGCCCTCATGGACCGGACGTCGCAGCGGCCCCTGGTGACCGGCATGGTGTCGCCGCGGGAGGGCCTGGTCTTCGGCCTCACCCTCACGGTGGTCTCCACCCTCTGGTTCGGACTGCTCGTCAACTGGCTGTCGGCGGCGCTCTCGCTCGGCGCGCTCCTCTTCTACGTCGTCGTCTACACGATGATCCTGAAGCGGCGCACCGCGCAGAACATCGTGTGGGGCGGCATCGCCGGCTGTATGCCGGTCCTGATCGGCTGGTCCGCCGTCACCAACTCGGTGTCCTGGGCCGCGCTCATCCTCTTCCTCGTCATCTTCTTCTGGACGCCGCCGCACTACTGGCCGCTGTCGATGAAGGTGAAGGAGGACTACGCGCGCGTCGGTGTGCCGATGCTCCCGGTCGTCGCCTCCAACAAGGTGGTGGCCCGCCAGATCGTCCTCTACAGCTGGGTGATGGTCGCGGTCTCCCTGCTGCTCACCCCGCTCGGCTACACCGGCTGGTTCTACACGGTGGTGGCGCTGGCGGCGGGCGGCTGGTGGCTGTGGGAGGCGCACGCGCTCCAGGCACGGGCCAAGGCCGAGGTGATGGGCGGCAAGCTCAAGGAGATGCGGCTCTTCCACTGGTCCATCACCTATGTCTCGCTGCTGTTCGTGGCGGTCGCGGTGGACCCCTTCCTGCGCTAG
- the tkt gene encoding transketolase, with protein sequence MSTKPTTTDLEWTDLDQRAVDTVRVLAMDSVQKVGNGHPGTAMSLAPAAYVLFQKLMQHDPADPDWTGRDRFVLSAGHSSLTLYIQLYLAGYGLELDDLKAFRTWGSRTPGHPEYGHTPGVETTTGPLGQGVANAVGMAMAARYERGLFDPDAAPGTSPFDHTIWAIAGDGCLQEGISSEASSLAGHQKLGNLVLLWDDNHISIEGDTETAVSEDTLKRYEAYGWHVQRVDQLPSGDLDPAGLYRALQAAKAETERPSFIAARSIIAWPAPHAQNTEAAHGSALGDEEVAATKRVLGFDPEKSFEVSDEVIAHTRGALDRGREARGEWEKTFAAWRTANPERAAEFDRIRSTELPAGWEEKLPDFETGKGVATRAASGKILQALGAVVPELWGGSADLAGSNNTTIDKTSSFLPVGNPLPGADPYGRTIHFGIREHAMAAVMNGITLHGNTRVYGGTFLVFSDYMRNAVRLSALMHLPVTYVWTHDSIGLGEDGPTHQPVEHLASLRAIPGLNVVRPADANETAIAWREIMRRWTKEFGKGAPHGLALTRQGVPTYERNEDAARGGYVLFDAEGGEPQVVLIGTGSEVQLAVEAREQLQAAGIPTRVVSMPSVEWFEEQDQAYRDSVLPPAVRARVAVEAGIGLTWHRFVGDAGRIVSLEHFGASADGKVLFREFGFTADEVAKAARESLEAAAR encoded by the coding sequence GTGAGCACCAAGCCGACCACCACAGACCTCGAGTGGACCGATCTGGACCAGCGGGCCGTCGATACCGTCCGCGTCCTGGCCATGGATTCCGTACAGAAGGTCGGCAACGGCCACCCCGGTACGGCCATGAGCCTCGCGCCCGCCGCGTACGTCCTGTTCCAGAAGCTGATGCAGCACGACCCGGCCGACCCCGACTGGACCGGCCGTGACCGGTTCGTCCTGTCCGCCGGTCACTCGTCGCTGACCCTCTACATCCAGCTCTACCTGGCCGGTTACGGCCTGGAGCTCGACGACCTCAAGGCCTTCAGGACCTGGGGTTCGAGGACCCCCGGACACCCGGAGTACGGACACACCCCCGGTGTCGAGACGACGACCGGCCCGCTCGGCCAGGGTGTCGCCAACGCGGTGGGCATGGCCATGGCCGCCCGCTACGAGCGCGGTCTGTTCGACCCGGACGCAGCCCCCGGCACCTCCCCGTTCGACCACACCATCTGGGCCATCGCCGGTGACGGCTGCCTCCAGGAGGGCATCTCCTCGGAGGCGTCCTCGCTGGCCGGGCACCAGAAGCTGGGCAACCTGGTGCTGCTGTGGGACGACAACCACATCTCCATCGAGGGCGACACGGAGACGGCCGTCTCCGAGGACACCCTCAAGCGCTACGAGGCGTACGGCTGGCACGTCCAGCGCGTCGACCAGCTGCCGAGCGGCGACCTCGACCCGGCGGGCCTCTACCGGGCCCTCCAGGCCGCCAAGGCCGAGACCGAGCGTCCCTCCTTCATCGCGGCGCGCTCGATCATCGCCTGGCCTGCCCCGCACGCGCAGAACACCGAGGCCGCCCACGGATCGGCGCTCGGCGACGAGGAGGTCGCGGCCACCAAGCGGGTCCTCGGCTTCGACCCGGAGAAGAGCTTCGAGGTCTCCGACGAGGTCATCGCCCACACCCGCGGGGCGCTCGACCGCGGCCGTGAGGCCCGTGGCGAGTGGGAGAAGACCTTCGCCGCATGGCGCACCGCGAATCCGGAGCGCGCCGCGGAGTTCGACCGGATCCGCTCGACCGAGCTGCCCGCCGGCTGGGAGGAGAAGCTCCCCGACTTCGAGACCGGCAAGGGTGTCGCCACCCGCGCGGCCTCCGGCAAGATCCTTCAGGCGCTGGGCGCGGTCGTCCCCGAGCTGTGGGGCGGCTCCGCGGACCTGGCGGGCTCGAACAACACGACGATCGACAAGACGTCGTCGTTCCTGCCCGTGGGCAACCCGCTGCCGGGCGCCGACCCCTACGGCCGCACGATCCACTTCGGTATCCGTGAGCACGCGATGGCCGCGGTCATGAACGGCATCACGCTGCACGGCAACACCCGCGTGTACGGCGGCACCTTCCTGGTGTTCTCCGACTACATGCGCAACGCGGTGCGGCTGTCGGCCCTGATGCACCTGCCGGTCACCTACGTGTGGACGCACGACTCGATCGGTCTCGGCGAGGACGGCCCGACGCACCAGCCGGTCGAACACCTGGCCTCGCTGCGCGCCATCCCCGGTCTGAACGTCGTCCGTCCGGCGGACGCCAACGAGACCGCGATCGCGTGGCGCGAGATCATGCGCCGCTGGACCAAGGAGTTCGGCAAGGGCGCCCCGCACGGTCTGGCACTGACCCGGCAGGGTGTGCCGACCTACGAGCGCAACGAGGATGCCGCCCGCGGCGGTTACGTCCTGTTCGACGCCGAGGGCGGCGAGCCCCAGGTCGTCCTGATCGGTACCGGCTCCGAGGTCCAGCTGGCCGTCGAGGCGCGCGAGCAGCTCCAGGCCGCGGGCATCCCGACCCGGGTGGTCTCGATGCCGTCGGTCGAGTGGTTCGAGGAGCAGGACCAGGCGTACCGGGACTCGGTGCTGCCGCCGGCCGTGCGGGCACGGGTGGCGGTCGAGGCCGGTATCGGACTCACCTGGCACCGCTTCGTCGGCGATGCCGGCCGCATCGTTTCGCTGGAGCACTTCGGCGCTTCGGCGGACGGCAAGGTTCTCTTCCGCGAGTTCGGCTTCACTGCCGACGAGGTCGCCAAGGCCGCGCGGGAATCTCTCGAAGCCGCCGCACGCTGA
- the tal gene encoding transaldolase — MTDALKRLSDEGVAIWLDDLSRKRITSGNLAELIDQQHVVGVTTNPSIFQKAISQGDGYDQQLTDLAARRVTVEEALRMITTADVRDAADILRPVYDATQGQDGRVSIEVDPRLAHNTRATAAEARQLAWLVDRPNTLIKIPATKAGLPAITETIGRGISVNVTLIFSLERYREVMDAYISGLEQAKERGLDLSKIHSVASFFVSRVDTEIDKRLDALGTPEAKEARGKAALANARLAYEAFEEVFSTDRWAALDKAQANKQRPLWASTGVKDKAYKDTLYVDELVAPGTVNTMPEATMEAVADHGQITGDTVRGTYDDARAAIEAVEKLGIKYDDVVQLLEDEGVEKFEASWNDLLKSTEAELKRLAPSEG; from the coding sequence ATGACAGACGCACTCAAGCGCCTCTCCGACGAAGGCGTCGCGATCTGGCTCGACGACCTGTCACGCAAGCGGATCACGTCCGGCAATCTCGCCGAACTGATCGACCAGCAGCACGTGGTGGGCGTCACCACCAACCCGTCGATCTTCCAGAAGGCGATCTCGCAGGGCGACGGCTACGACCAGCAGCTCACCGACCTCGCGGCCCGCAGGGTGACCGTCGAGGAAGCCCTGCGCATGATCACGACGGCGGACGTCCGTGACGCCGCCGACATCCTGCGTCCGGTCTACGACGCGACGCAGGGCCAGGACGGCCGGGTCTCCATCGAGGTCGACCCGCGCCTGGCGCACAACACCCGGGCCACGGCCGCTGAGGCCAGGCAGCTCGCCTGGCTGGTGGACCGGCCCAACACGCTCATCAAGATCCCGGCCACCAAGGCGGGCCTGCCGGCGATCACCGAGACCATCGGCCGCGGCATCAGCGTCAATGTGACGCTGATCTTCTCGCTGGAGCGCTACCGCGAGGTCATGGACGCGTACATCTCCGGCCTGGAGCAGGCCAAGGAGCGCGGACTCGACCTCTCGAAGATCCATTCGGTGGCGTCGTTCTTCGTGTCCCGGGTGGACACCGAGATCGACAAGCGGCTGGACGCGCTGGGCACCCCGGAGGCCAAGGAGGCGCGCGGCAAGGCGGCTCTGGCCAACGCCCGGCTCGCCTACGAGGCGTTCGAGGAGGTCTTCTCCACCGACCGCTGGGCCGCGCTCGACAAGGCGCAGGCCAACAAGCAGCGTCCGCTGTGGGCCTCGACCGGCGTCAAGGACAAGGCGTACAAGGACACGCTGTACGTCGACGAGCTGGTCGCGCCGGGCACGGTGAACACCATGCCGGAGGCGACCATGGAGGCCGTGGCCGACCACGGCCAGATCACCGGTGACACGGTGCGCGGCACGTACGACGACGCGCGCGCCGCCATCGAGGCTGTCGAGAAACTCGGCATCAAGTACGACGACGTCGTGCAGCTGCTCGAGGACGAGGGCGTCGAGAAGTTCGAGGCGTCCTGGAACGACCTGCTCAAGTCGACCGAGGCCGAACTCAAGCGCCTCGCCCCTTCGGAGGGCTGA